One window of the Posidoniimonas polymericola genome contains the following:
- a CDS encoding DUF3050 domain-containing protein, with product MQPNQRLDALREAIQPHRQALLDHPLYRAIDQVAALRAFMEHHVFAVWDFMSLLKRLQTDLTSSAAPWLPPANPQAARFVNEIVLGEETDERPGGAAGAGYASHYDLYLTAMNACRADTAAVERLLELVRGGAPVREALHQLRDEGAIGQSVVAFVGATFDLVDHGSTHEVASAFTFGREDLLPDVFRQIVAGLNRDEGGLDDFEYYLSRHIELDEDHHGPMAERLVTSLCGDSDEHWREATQTAVATLQARLALWDAIASQIAAPQPV from the coding sequence ATGCAGCCCAACCAACGCCTCGACGCGCTCCGCGAAGCCATCCAGCCGCACCGCCAGGCGCTGCTGGACCACCCCCTGTACCGGGCGATCGATCAGGTCGCCGCGCTACGGGCGTTCATGGAGCACCACGTGTTCGCGGTGTGGGACTTCATGTCACTGCTCAAGCGGCTGCAGACCGACCTCACCAGCTCGGCGGCGCCGTGGCTGCCACCGGCTAACCCGCAGGCGGCGCGGTTCGTCAACGAGATCGTCCTCGGCGAAGAAACCGACGAGCGGCCAGGTGGAGCGGCCGGGGCCGGCTACGCCAGCCACTACGACCTGTACCTCACGGCCATGAACGCCTGCCGCGCCGACACGGCCGCGGTGGAGCGGCTGCTGGAGCTAGTCCGCGGCGGCGCCCCGGTGCGTGAAGCGCTCCATCAGTTGCGCGACGAGGGCGCCATCGGTCAGAGCGTCGTGGCCTTTGTCGGCGCGACGTTTGATCTGGTGGATCACGGCTCGACCCACGAGGTTGCCTCGGCGTTTACGTTCGGCCGCGAGGACCTGCTGCCCGATGTTTTCCGGCAGATCGTGGCCGGCCTGAACCGCGATGAGGGCGGCCTCGACGACTTCGAATACTACCTGAGCCGCCACATCGAGCTCGACGAGGACCACCACGGGCCGATGGCCGAGCGGCTAGTGACCTCGCTCTGCGGTGACTCGGACGAGCATTGGCGGGAGGCCACCCAGACGGCGGTCGCCACGCTCCAGGCGAGGCTCGCCCTGTGGGACGCGATCGCCTCGCAGATTGCCGCACCGCAGCCCGTGTAG
- a CDS encoding TrmH family RNA methyltransferase, with protein sequence MSFEHLRHKPPNELDQARELLLVCAPLRSNVNLSRIFRAAGCCGVTRIIATGRAKLDPEIARDAAETVALEVKRSLPPVLKQLRDEGYRLVGLEQTTDSTDLHHFPFERKTALVIGNERTGLTDDALALLHDVVEIPVWGMPHSYNVATATAMALYEYCRQFPRG encoded by the coding sequence ATGTCCTTCGAGCACCTCCGCCACAAGCCGCCCAACGAGCTCGACCAGGCCCGCGAGCTGCTGCTGGTTTGTGCCCCGCTGCGGAGCAACGTGAACCTGTCGCGGATCTTCCGCGCGGCGGGCTGCTGCGGCGTGACCAGGATCATCGCCACCGGGCGGGCGAAACTCGACCCGGAGATCGCCCGAGACGCCGCCGAGACGGTCGCCTTGGAGGTCAAGCGGAGCCTGCCGCCGGTGCTCAAGCAGCTTCGCGACGAGGGCTACCGGCTGGTTGGTTTGGAACAGACCACCGACTCGACCGACCTGCACCACTTCCCGTTCGAGCGGAAGACGGCGCTGGTGATCGGCAACGAGCGTACCGGCCTGACCGACGACGCGCTCGCCCTCCTGCACGACGTGGTCGAGATCCCCGTGTGGGGCATGCCGCACAGCTACAACGTCGCGACCGCTACGGCCATGGCGTTATACGAGTACTGCCGCCAGTTTCCGCGGGGATAG
- a CDS encoding peptide ABC transporter substrate-binding protein, translating to MTQRLLISALVLLVILGALTWMVSLGRLPPADFSFSNGTEVQSLDPAVVSGAPEGRILWSIFECLVQLDPDTREARPGVAESWDVSEDGRTYTWRLRDNARWSDGTPVTAHDFYYSYRRFLDPLTAAKYSQAMWYVKNGERYTLGASKLKVGDKVEVELHERPAGTPPHARGTVLRGELVAIERDAEYADQEVADNDFGKRHTLVINVDGEDQRFRITGRPDEAANDQACKAVLIDFNEVGIRVEDDHTLVTELNDPTPFWPELVGFYAMSPVNRKCVETHGWPEWTRPENIVTNGPYEIQFRRIRDRIRLVKSDKYWDKESVQLGVIDALVVDSLITAFNLYETGQIDWSYTNPKLINRKLLAAEPPRSDFNPAPQLATYYYNFNTTREPLNDVRVRKALALALDREQILDTVGAGEPPAYALVPPGMQGYTSQECAANNVAEAQRLLAEAGYPEGVGFPRIEILYNSGAEEHETIAELVRKQWQERLGISVSGRKEEWGTYLSNSAQLNYDICRRSWIGDYMDPNTFLDMYVSNNGNNQSGYAEPEYDALIAAAGAETDPAARMEILMRAERMLMDAQPLLPVYTYVSSNLIRPNIRGFYNNLQDSHPLKAIWIDPDLEGPNEYMRDAPLYNDSQPQQTELQGAEQ from the coding sequence ATGACCCAACGGCTGCTGATCTCTGCGCTGGTGCTGCTTGTGATCCTGGGGGCGCTCACGTGGATGGTCTCGCTGGGGCGGCTGCCGCCGGCGGACTTCTCGTTCTCCAACGGCACCGAGGTGCAGTCGCTCGACCCGGCCGTGGTGTCGGGGGCGCCCGAGGGCCGCATCCTGTGGTCGATCTTCGAGTGCCTGGTGCAGCTCGACCCCGACACCCGCGAGGCCCGGCCCGGCGTGGCCGAGAGCTGGGATGTCTCCGAGGACGGCCGCACCTACACGTGGCGCCTGCGTGACAACGCCCGGTGGTCCGACGGGACGCCGGTCACCGCGCACGACTTCTACTACTCGTACCGGCGGTTCCTCGATCCGCTGACCGCCGCCAAGTACTCGCAGGCGATGTGGTACGTGAAGAACGGCGAGCGGTACACGCTCGGCGCGAGCAAACTCAAGGTCGGCGACAAGGTTGAGGTCGAGCTGCACGAGCGGCCCGCAGGCACACCGCCGCACGCGCGGGGCACGGTGCTGCGGGGCGAGCTAGTGGCGATCGAGCGCGACGCCGAGTACGCCGACCAGGAGGTGGCCGACAATGACTTTGGCAAGCGGCACACGCTGGTCATCAACGTCGACGGCGAGGACCAGCGGTTCCGGATCACCGGCCGGCCCGACGAGGCCGCAAACGACCAGGCCTGCAAGGCGGTGCTGATCGACTTCAACGAGGTCGGCATCCGTGTCGAGGACGACCACACACTCGTCACCGAGCTCAACGACCCCACGCCGTTCTGGCCCGAGCTGGTTGGCTTCTACGCGATGTCGCCGGTAAACCGGAAGTGCGTCGAGACCCACGGCTGGCCCGAGTGGACTCGGCCGGAGAACATCGTTACGAACGGGCCGTACGAGATCCAGTTCCGGCGCATCCGCGACCGCATCCGGCTGGTGAAGAGCGACAAATACTGGGACAAGGAGAGCGTGCAACTGGGCGTCATCGACGCGTTGGTAGTCGACTCGCTGATCACCGCCTTCAACCTGTACGAGACCGGCCAGATCGACTGGTCGTACACCAACCCGAAGCTGATCAACCGCAAGCTGCTGGCGGCCGAACCGCCGCGGTCCGACTTCAACCCGGCGCCGCAGCTTGCCACCTACTACTACAACTTCAACACCACCCGCGAGCCGCTCAACGACGTCCGCGTCCGCAAGGCGCTCGCGCTGGCGCTCGACCGCGAGCAGATCCTCGACACGGTCGGCGCGGGCGAGCCCCCCGCGTACGCGCTGGTGCCGCCCGGCATGCAGGGTTACACCTCGCAGGAGTGCGCGGCCAACAACGTCGCGGAGGCTCAGCGGCTCCTGGCCGAGGCGGGCTACCCCGAGGGGGTCGGCTTCCCCCGCATCGAGATCCTTTACAACTCGGGCGCCGAGGAGCACGAGACCATCGCCGAGCTGGTCCGCAAGCAGTGGCAGGAGCGGCTGGGGATTTCGGTCTCCGGCCGCAAGGAGGAGTGGGGCACCTACCTGTCGAACAGCGCGCAGCTCAACTACGACATCTGCCGCCGGTCGTGGATCGGCGACTACATGGACCCCAACACGTTCCTCGACATGTACGTGTCGAACAACGGCAACAACCAGTCGGGCTACGCCGAGCCGGAGTACGACGCGCTGATCGCCGCCGCCGGGGCCGAGACCGACCCCGCGGCCCGGATGGAGATCCTGATGCGGGCCGAGCGGATGCTGATGGACGCGCAGCCGCTGCTGCCGGTCTACACCTACGTCAGCAGCAACCTGATCCGGCCGAACATCCGCGGGTTCTACAACAACCTGCAGGACTCGCACCCGCTCAAGGCAATCTGGATCGACCCCGACCTCGAGGGGCCCAACGAGTACATGCGCGACGCGCCGCTCTACAACGATTCCCAACCGCAGCAGACCGAGCTGCAGGGGGCCGAACAGTGA
- a CDS encoding ABC transporter permease: MIPFILRRLVGLVVVLLVVFLLTFALAHAVPGGPFQSERVLPDVVKENFERRYRLDLPYHEQAYYMLRDYARGDLGQSMKMDVEINDVVAQGLPISAALGALALTFAFTVGLAAGILSAVRRGTRSDFLLMSTAALGIALPNFVVAGFAILLFVFMIPIFPAGGWGTLRQLILPGLCLGAPYAAYVARIARTGMLDVLGQDHIRTARAKGLSPWSVVMRHALPTAMLPVISFLGPAVAGVLTGSPVVEQIFAIPGMGWHFVQAAFNRDITMAMGLVMVYTVLLYTMNFLVDLSYGLLDPRVEYK; this comes from the coding sequence GTGATCCCGTTCATCCTCCGCCGCCTGGTGGGTCTGGTCGTCGTGCTGCTGGTCGTGTTCCTGTTGACGTTCGCCCTTGCGCACGCGGTGCCGGGCGGGCCGTTCCAGAGCGAACGCGTGCTGCCGGACGTGGTGAAGGAAAACTTCGAACGCCGGTACCGGCTCGATCTGCCCTACCACGAGCAGGCATACTACATGCTCCGCGACTACGCCCGCGGCGACCTCGGCCAGAGCATGAAGATGGATGTCGAGATCAACGACGTCGTGGCGCAGGGGTTGCCGATCTCCGCGGCGCTCGGCGCGCTAGCGCTGACCTTCGCGTTCACCGTGGGCCTAGCGGCGGGCATCCTCTCGGCGGTGCGACGGGGCACGCGGAGCGATTTTCTGCTGATGAGCACCGCGGCGCTCGGCATCGCGCTGCCCAACTTTGTGGTGGCCGGGTTCGCCATCCTGTTGTTTGTGTTCATGATCCCGATCTTCCCGGCCGGTGGCTGGGGGACCCTGCGGCAGCTGATCCTGCCGGGGCTGTGCCTGGGCGCGCCGTACGCCGCGTACGTCGCCCGCATCGCGCGGACCGGCATGCTCGACGTGCTCGGCCAGGACCACATCCGCACCGCCCGGGCAAAGGGCCTGTCGCCGTGGAGCGTGGTGATGCGGCACGCGCTGCCGACCGCCATGCTGCCCGTGATCTCGTTCCTTGGCCCCGCGGTGGCGGGCGTGCTGACCGGCTCGCCGGTGGTGGAGCAGATCTTCGCGATCCCCGGCATGGGCTGGCACTTTGTGCAGGCCGCCTTCAACCGCGACATCACCATGGCAATGGGCCTGGTGATGGTCTACACGGTGCTGCTGTACACGATGAACTTCCTGGTGGACCTGTCGTACGGGCTGCTCGACCCCCGCGTGGAGTACAAGTAG
- a CDS encoding ABC transporter permease, with amino-acid sequence MPSFGSTKEVTPKPNPGKPSEGGPKRGLSLTQEAIRQLRKNRVAMASFWTLVAVGLLSFFSPLFPMQPPDKVFTDQKFSEPSWLLQEPAKGTAEQEEEPIDRSLFIKTFSLDAERIADQGERVEAAEADLAEARRAYRESRGEERDEAIRQLRRQKNRVEDIVQRPYRDAGFPVLGPLSRAMVRARYALFGEWSINAICGRDKLGRDIFSRIFWGSRVSLIVGLVATIVSVVIGVTYGAIAGYTGGWVDGAMMRLVDVLYSVPFIFVVIFVISILDDPQIRAWREEYGLSRIVIFYLVVGAIYWLTMARVVRGQVISLRNEPFVESARAIGVTHAGIVFRHIVPNLLSVVIVYLTLTIPRVILFEAFLSFLGLGVEPPDVSWGLLANEGIQVITPVKVYWWLIVFPSGAIGITLFALNFLGDGLRDAFDPRLRDQ; translated from the coding sequence ATGCCGTCATTCGGATCTACGAAAGAAGTCACGCCTAAGCCCAATCCCGGGAAACCCAGCGAGGGGGGCCCCAAGCGCGGGCTGTCGCTCACGCAGGAGGCGATCCGCCAGCTGCGGAAGAACCGCGTGGCGATGGCGTCGTTCTGGACGCTCGTGGCGGTGGGGCTGTTGTCGTTCTTCTCGCCGCTGTTCCCGATGCAGCCGCCCGACAAGGTGTTCACCGACCAGAAGTTCTCTGAGCCGTCCTGGCTGCTGCAGGAGCCTGCCAAAGGGACCGCGGAGCAGGAAGAAGAACCGATCGACCGGTCACTGTTTATCAAAACCTTCTCGCTCGACGCCGAGCGGATCGCCGACCAGGGCGAGCGGGTTGAGGCCGCCGAGGCCGACCTGGCCGAGGCCCGCCGCGCGTACCGTGAGTCGCGGGGCGAAGAACGCGACGAGGCGATCCGCCAGCTCCGCCGGCAGAAGAACCGGGTCGAGGACATTGTCCAACGCCCGTACCGCGACGCCGGCTTCCCGGTCCTCGGCCCGTTGAGCCGCGCCATGGTCCGCGCCCGCTACGCGCTGTTCGGCGAGTGGTCGATCAACGCGATCTGCGGCCGCGACAAGCTCGGCCGGGACATCTTCTCCCGGATCTTCTGGGGGTCGCGGGTGTCGCTGATCGTGGGCCTGGTGGCGACGATCGTCTCGGTAGTGATCGGCGTGACCTACGGCGCGATCGCCGGCTACACCGGCGGCTGGGTCGACGGCGCGATGATGCGGCTGGTCGACGTGCTGTACTCGGTGCCTTTTATCTTTGTCGTGATCTTCGTGATCTCGATCCTCGACGACCCGCAGATCCGCGCCTGGCGCGAGGAGTACGGCCTCAGCCGGATCGTCATCTTCTACCTGGTGGTCGGCGCCATCTACTGGCTCACTATGGCCCGCGTGGTCCGCGGCCAGGTGATCTCGCTCCGCAACGAGCCGTTTGTGGAGTCCGCCCGGGCGATCGGCGTGACGCACGCCGGCATCGTGTTCCGGCACATCGTGCCGAACCTGCTGAGCGTGGTGATCGTGTACCTGACGCTCACCATCCCGCGGGTGATTTTGTTCGAGGCCTTCCTCTCGTTCCTCGGCCTAGGGGTCGAGCCGCCCGACGTTTCGTGGGGACTGCTGGCCAACGAGGGCATCCAGGTCATCACGCCGGTGAAGGTCTACTGGTGGCTGATCGTGTTCCCCAGCGGAGCGATCGGCATAACCCTCTTCGCCCTCAATTTCCTGGGCGACGGCCTGCGGGACGCGTTCGACCCGCGGTTGCGGGACCAGTAG
- a CDS encoding PilZ domain-containing protein, with protein sequence MKDCLPQLDPEIIAALGSSGPDRRNLPMTIMIGRCLGCERRLPWPAPKPGYWAAAVPCPECGRWYYTEAHNHTLPVLRLGDQRTPQGLAEQYSPAGMSELERALGSLVPSDDRRGDDRHEVRVNLPAVPLTESLESPCEVLEVRLVNLSPVGCCLQLNEPLSVAYLLLDFSVVGFPGFQALAAVRWLETKSGVTKVGCKFLLGSGGDLPLDAR encoded by the coding sequence ATGAAAGACTGCCTCCCCCAACTCGATCCCGAGATCATTGCCGCGCTCGGCAGCAGCGGCCCCGATCGCCGGAACCTGCCGATGACGATCATGATCGGCCGTTGCCTCGGCTGCGAGCGGCGGCTTCCGTGGCCCGCTCCCAAGCCGGGCTACTGGGCGGCGGCGGTTCCGTGCCCCGAGTGTGGCCGGTGGTACTACACCGAGGCCCACAACCACACACTGCCGGTCCTTCGGCTTGGCGACCAGCGCACCCCCCAGGGCCTCGCCGAGCAGTACAGCCCGGCGGGGATGAGCGAGCTCGAGCGTGCGCTGGGTTCCCTCGTGCCGAGTGACGACCGCCGCGGCGACGACCGCCATGAGGTCCGCGTCAACCTCCCCGCGGTTCCGCTCACCGAGTCGCTCGAGTCGCCGTGCGAGGTGCTCGAGGTCCGCCTGGTGAACCTCTCGCCTGTGGGCTGTTGCCTGCAACTGAACGAGCCGCTCTCGGTGGCCTACCTGCTGCTCGACTTTAGCGTGGTGGGCTTCCCGGGCTTCCAGGCTCTGGCGGCCGTGCGTTGGCTCGAGACCAAGTCCGGCGTAACCAAGGTCGGCTGCAAGTTCCTGCTCGGCTCTGGCGGCGACCTGCCGCTCGACGCGCGCTAG
- a CDS encoding laminin B domain-containing protein, with protein MKAVAALLFSLAALTSAGAHAASSTFDVDDEGWTIIGDAQSGTGSPDYLAAGGNPGGHIAAADNVLGGTWYFQAPAKFHGDFSFAYGADLTFDLMQSSISSQFDDEDVILRGGGLFLTYDTSMNPGVAWTSYSVPLEETAGWTVGGSSPAAAPTAAEMMQVLSDLTDLQIRGEYRSGSDTGSLDNVALIPAPGGLSLAAAGLALAVRGGRRRGAQLARAPATRQEPSPTGAAVSQRTAN; from the coding sequence ATGAAAGCTGTCGCCGCGTTGCTCTTCTCGCTAGCCGCTTTGACCAGCGCCGGTGCTCACGCGGCTTCGAGCACGTTCGACGTCGACGACGAGGGCTGGACCATCATCGGCGACGCCCAGAGCGGGACCGGTTCGCCCGATTACCTGGCCGCGGGCGGCAACCCGGGCGGGCACATCGCTGCCGCCGACAACGTGCTGGGCGGCACGTGGTACTTCCAGGCGCCCGCTAAGTTCCACGGCGATTTCTCGTTTGCCTACGGCGCTGACCTGACCTTCGACCTGATGCAGAGTTCGATCTCGAGCCAGTTCGACGACGAGGACGTGATCCTCCGTGGCGGCGGCCTGTTTCTCACCTACGACACGTCGATGAACCCCGGCGTCGCGTGGACCAGCTACAGCGTCCCGCTAGAGGAAACGGCTGGCTGGACCGTCGGCGGCTCGTCCCCGGCGGCCGCGCCGACCGCGGCCGAGATGATGCAAGTGCTATCGGACCTGACCGACCTGCAGATCCGCGGCGAGTACCGCTCTGGCAGCGACACCGGCTCGCTCGACAATGTAGCGCTGATCCCGGCCCCCGGCGGGCTTTCGCTGGCGGCCGCTGGCCTGGCGTTGGCAGTCCGAGGCGGTCGTCGCCGCGGCGCTCAACTAGCCAGAGCGCCGGCGACCCGCCAGGAGCCGTCGCCGACAGGGGCGGCGGTCTCGCAACGCACGGCCAACTGA
- a CDS encoding NAD(P)-dependent oxidoreductase, with protein MTILVLGATGATGELLVAQLLGRGEEVRAVVRSPDRLQLELRQCVNLSYTTASLLDLSDERLQELTAGCDAVASCLGHNLTLRGVFGQPRRLVTDAVRRVCRAIEANQPERPVKFVLMSSAGVRNRDLDEPLTTGERAVLALLRTLVPPHADNEQAADYLRTQVGQSSKFIEWCAVRPDSLTHADEVSPCTLHESPTRSALFNPGRTSRINVGHAMTRLIVDDELWTNWRGRMPVVYNAE; from the coding sequence ATGACCATCCTAGTCCTCGGCGCCACGGGCGCGACCGGCGAGCTGCTTGTCGCCCAGCTCTTGGGCCGCGGCGAAGAGGTCCGCGCGGTGGTCCGCTCGCCCGACCGGCTTCAGCTCGAGCTGCGGCAGTGTGTGAACCTGTCGTACACGACCGCCAGCCTGCTCGACTTGTCCGACGAGCGGCTGCAAGAACTGACCGCCGGCTGCGACGCGGTCGCGTCTTGCCTGGGGCACAACCTGACGCTGCGGGGCGTGTTCGGCCAGCCCCGCAGGCTGGTGACCGACGCCGTGCGGCGGGTTTGCCGGGCGATCGAGGCCAACCAGCCCGAGCGGCCGGTCAAGTTCGTGCTGATGTCGAGCGCCGGCGTGCGGAACCGCGACCTCGACGAGCCGCTCACCACGGGCGAGCGGGCGGTGCTCGCCCTGCTGAGGACGCTGGTCCCGCCGCACGCCGACAACGAGCAGGCCGCCGACTACCTGCGGACGCAGGTCGGTCAGTCTTCGAAGTTCATCGAGTGGTGCGCCGTCCGCCCCGACAGCCTCACCCACGCCGACGAGGTAAGCCCCTGCACGCTGCACGAATCGCCGACCCGCAGCGCGCTGTTCAACCCGGGCCGCACCAGCCGGATCAATGTCGGCCACGCGATGACGCGGCTCATCGTCGACGACGAGCTGTGGACCAATTGGCGCGGCCGCATGCCGGTGGTTTACAACGCGGAGTAG
- a CDS encoding SGNH/GDSL hydrolase family protein, producing the protein MRMSAAASARPALTALLTKRFALAACLSLSLLPAAVAEPLRIMPLGDSVTDGFALAGGYRAPLYSKLQQAGLDTLFVGDHANNPTSALTAAGQQNHSGHSGWVIDGRISPTRNGLAENIDSWLGRRRVPIGPDIVLLMIGTNDVIDNLQLATAPNRLSDLITRIVDPNDGLAPDAHFIVGSLIPNRQAGKQAPTDAFNAVLPGLVAQHQQAGESVSFVDVASYVHTSDMSDLYHPNATGAAKIADAFLLGIQDYLESIQPAPGDYNRDGLVDAADYTVWRDANGASGPGLAADGNGDQQVDQQDYAVWRDAYGPQPAPAATAAPTPSAGCLLCVSLMAAGLRQRRVVATVD; encoded by the coding sequence ATGCGAATGTCTGCCGCCGCGTCCGCTCGACCGGCTCTGACAGCTCTGCTGACGAAACGATTCGCGCTGGCGGCTTGCCTCTCCCTCTCCTTGCTCCCCGCGGCCGTGGCCGAGCCGCTGCGGATCATGCCGCTGGGCGACTCGGTTACCGATGGCTTCGCACTGGCAGGCGGGTACCGCGCGCCGCTGTACAGCAAGCTGCAGCAGGCGGGCCTCGACACGCTGTTCGTCGGCGACCACGCCAACAACCCGACCTCGGCGTTGACCGCCGCCGGGCAGCAGAACCACTCGGGCCACTCCGGCTGGGTGATCGACGGACGGATCTCCCCCACCCGCAACGGCCTGGCGGAGAACATCGACTCCTGGCTCGGCAGGCGTCGCGTGCCGATTGGTCCCGACATTGTGCTGCTGATGATCGGCACCAACGATGTCATCGACAACCTGCAGCTCGCCACGGCGCCCAACCGTCTCAGCGATCTGATCACCCGCATCGTCGACCCGAACGACGGCCTGGCGCCCGACGCGCACTTCATTGTAGGGAGCCTGATCCCCAACCGGCAGGCGGGCAAGCAGGCGCCGACCGACGCGTTCAACGCCGTGCTGCCGGGGCTGGTGGCCCAGCACCAGCAGGCGGGCGAGTCGGTCAGCTTTGTCGACGTCGCGAGCTACGTCCACACCTCCGACATGAGCGACCTGTACCACCCCAACGCCACCGGCGCGGCGAAGATCGCCGACGCCTTCCTGCTGGGAATCCAGGACTACCTGGAGAGCATCCAGCCGGCGCCCGGCGACTACAACCGCGACGGCCTGGTCGACGCGGCCGACTACACCGTGTGGCGCGACGCCAACGGCGCTAGCGGTCCTGGTCTAGCCGCCGACGGCAACGGCGACCAGCAGGTCGACCAGCAGGACTACGCGGTGTGGCGTGACGCCTACGGCCCCCAACCAGCGCCGGCCGCGACCGCCGCGCCAACGCCCAGCGCGGGTTGCCTGCTGTGCGTTTCCCTAATGGCCGCCGGGTTGCGGCAGCGCAGGGTCGTCGCGACCGTGGACTGA
- a CDS encoding PH domain-containing protein, whose amino-acid sequence MPRHLDDTDLRIPAHVKATDGGRSTTTGEFEWSRWDAGEHPVRTAVMLLVVAAAAVTAGVTLRSPASGLLALALLLATLANHLLPIRYAMTGDGVSVRGLLRKRLLRWSRIDAARFSRTDAVLLYTTEHSVNQRQFRVDLGPQPDEVATVLKQRLLDAGVPLV is encoded by the coding sequence GTGCCCCGCCACCTCGACGACACCGACCTCCGCATCCCCGCCCACGTCAAGGCGACCGACGGCGGGCGCTCCACCACGACCGGCGAGTTCGAGTGGTCCCGCTGGGACGCCGGCGAGCACCCGGTCCGCACCGCCGTGATGCTGCTGGTCGTGGCCGCGGCGGCCGTCACCGCGGGCGTGACGCTCCGCTCGCCCGCCAGCGGCCTGCTGGCGCTCGCCCTGCTGCTGGCGACCCTCGCCAACCACCTGCTGCCGATCCGCTACGCCATGACCGGCGACGGCGTCAGCGTCCGCGGGCTGCTCCGCAAGCGGCTCTTGCGCTGGTCGCGGATCGACGCCGCCCGCTTCAGCCGGACCGACGCCGTGCTGCTGTACACCACCGAGCACAGCGTCAACCAACGCCAGTTCCGCGTCGACCTCGGCCCGCAGCCGGACGAGGTCGCGACCGTGCTCAAGCAGCGGCTGCTCGACGCCGGCGTGCCGCTGGTGTGA
- a CDS encoding amidohydrolase: MPHPPTAGLAAALLLTALPFAANAAAPSAPGVAIDAWLDDNLAGVVELYKELHQTPELSYEEEATGNRLAKQWRAAGFDVTQGVGGHGVVGVLENGDGPTLMLRCDTDALPVIEDTGVPYASRVRTTDKLGAVVGVMHACGHDIHMANMTGVVRWAAANRDSWSGTLMVIAQPAEERGAGAKAMLADGLFARFPRPDYAVALHVAADYPAGQAGYLAGYSQANVDSVDIAVKGRGGHGAYPHTTADPVVIAAKLVLDLQTIVSRELDPIEPAVITVGSIHGGTKHNIISDECKLQLTVRSYSPQVRQQIADAIIRKAKAAAASANAPEPEVDISEGTPSLYNDPKLTERVAKAVGGVLGPENMTPSKPTMGGEDFSRYGIAGVPICMFKLGTIPQERLDQYAAAGTPPPSLHSAKFYPAPKPTLATGIKSMTAIVRELLPVEN, from the coding sequence ATGCCCCACCCGCCAACCGCCGGGCTCGCCGCGGCCCTGCTGCTGACCGCCCTCCCATTCGCCGCCAATGCCGCCGCCCCTAGCGCCCCCGGCGTCGCGATCGACGCCTGGCTCGACGACAACCTGGCCGGCGTGGTTGAGCTGTACAAGGAGCTGCACCAGACGCCTGAGCTCTCGTACGAGGAAGAAGCAACCGGCAACCGGCTCGCCAAGCAGTGGCGCGCCGCCGGCTTCGACGTGACCCAGGGCGTCGGCGGGCACGGGGTGGTCGGGGTGCTCGAGAACGGCGACGGCCCCACCCTGATGCTCCGCTGCGACACCGACGCCCTGCCAGTCATCGAGGATACCGGCGTTCCCTACGCCAGCCGGGTCCGCACCACCGACAAGCTGGGCGCGGTGGTCGGCGTGATGCACGCCTGCGGGCACGACATCCACATGGCCAACATGACCGGCGTGGTCCGCTGGGCCGCCGCCAACCGCGACTCCTGGAGCGGCACGCTGATGGTGATCGCGCAGCCGGCCGAGGAGCGCGGCGCCGGCGCCAAGGCGATGCTGGCCGACGGCCTGTTCGCCCGTTTCCCCCGGCCCGACTACGCGGTGGCGCTGCACGTCGCGGCCGACTACCCAGCCGGCCAGGCAGGCTACTTGGCGGGCTACTCGCAGGCCAACGTCGACAGCGTCGACATCGCGGTGAAGGGCCGCGGCGGCCACGGCGCCTACCCCCACACCACCGCCGACCCGGTCGTGATCGCCGCCAAGCTGGTGCTCGACCTGCAGACCATCGTCAGCCGCGAGCTCGACCCGATCGAGCCCGCGGTGATCACCGTCGGCTCGATCCACGGCGGCACCAAGCACAACATCATCAGCGACGAGTGCAAGCTGCAGCTCACCGTGCGGAGCTACTCGCCCCAGGTCCGCCAGCAGATCGCCGACGCCATCATCCGCAAGGCGAAGGCCGCCGCCGCGAGCGCCAACGCGCCGGAGCCGGAGGTCGACATCTCCGAGGGCACCCCCTCGCTCTACAACGACCCCAAGCTGACCGAGCGGGTCGCCAAGGCGGTCGGCGGCGTGCTCGGCCCGGAGAACATGACCCCCTCCAAGCCGACCATGGGGGGCGAGGACTTCAGCCGCTACGGCATCGCCGGCGTGCCGATCTGCATGTTCAAGCTGGGCACGATCCCCCAGGAACGGCTCGACCAGTACGCCGCCGCCGGCACGCCGCCGCCGTCGCTCCACTCGGCCAAGTTCTACCCAGCGCCCAAGCCAACGCTGGCGACCGGCATCAAGTCGATGACCGCCATCGTCCGCGAGCTGCTGCCGGTCGAGAACTAG